The sequence GCTGGCCAGTGCGTACTCCCCGTCCCTATCAGGAAAAATTGAATCTGGACGAACCGCTCGTTACTGGACAACGAGTGATTGACACCCTGTTTCCCATTGCCAAAGGTGGTGTTGCCTGTATCCCTGGTCCTTTTGGAAGCGGAAAAACCGTGGTTCAGCACCAGCTTGCCAAATGGTCGGATGCCGATATCATTGTCTTTATCGGCTGTGGGGAACGGGGCAATGAGATGACCGATGTCCTCATGGAGTTCCCTGAGTTGATTGACCCATATACGGGGGAACCCCTGATGCAGCGAACGGTGCTCATTGCCAATACTTCGAATATGCCCGTGGCTGCTCGGGAAGCTTCGGTATATACCGGAATCACCATTGCGGAGTATTTCCGAGATATGGGATATAAAGTGGCTCTGATGGCAGACTCCACGTCCCGATGGGCGGAAGCCATGCGGGAAATTTCGGGAAGATTGGAAGAAATGCCTGGTGACGAAGGTTTCCCGGCATACCTTGGAAGCCGAATTGCCAGTTTCTATGAACGGGCTGGAAAGGTGCGGTGCTTGGGACAGGATGGTCGAGTGGGGTCTTTGAGTGTTATTGGAGCCGTTTCTCCTCCGGGTGGCGACTTATCCGAACCAGTTACGCAGAATACATTGCGAGTCGTACAGGTATTCTGGGGACTGGAAGACAAGCTGGCGTATAAGCGTCATTTTCCGGCTATCAACTGGCTGGTCAGTTATTCTCTGTACATCCCGCACCTCGAGGAGTTTTGGAAAGAGAATGTGGCGCCTGATTTTGCGGAGAATCGAGTGTTGGCGATGAAAATCCTCCAGCAGGAAGCAGAACTTGAAGAAGTAGTAAGACTGGTGGGTGTTGAATCGCTCTCCTCCAAGGACCGTTTTGTTCTAGAGGTTGCCCGTTCGGTGCGAGAGGATTTTCTTCAGCAGAATGCGTTCCATGAACTTGATACCTTTACCTCTTTGCGGAAACAGTATCTGATTTTGAAGGTAATTCTGGCTTACTTTAGGGCTGGTATGGAGGCTCTGGAGAAGGGCCTTTCGCTCAAGGATGTTCTGCATATTCCGGCTCGGGAACGGATTGCTCGAGCCAAGTACCTTTCCGAGGAAGACCTGGCAAAGATTGAGCAAATTGCCGAGGACCTTCAGGAACAACTGGAAGCAAAATTAAGAGGCGAGGTTGAAAGCAATGTATAAAGAGTTCACAACTATTTCTGAAGTCGCCGGTCCGCTTTTAGCGGTGGAGCAGGTTGAAGATGCCAAGTACATGGAAATTGTAGAAATTGCATTGCGGGATGGCAGTACCCGTCGGGGCCAGGTGCTCATGACCAGTAAAGGCAAGGCCCTGGTGCAGGTTTTTGAGGGAACTGAGGGTATTGGAATTGGGCAGAGTACCGTTCGTTTTCTGGGACGGGTTATGGAACTTCCGGTTGCGCCGGATATTTTGGGG is a genomic window of Atribacterota bacterium containing:
- a CDS encoding V-type ATP synthase subunit A, yielding MEMENKGTVLSVNGPVVVAVDLVGAKMYDMVKVGEKGLVGEIIGIHEDRVTIQVYEETAGIKPGEPVVSTFEPLSVELGPGLIGSIFDGTQRPLEKIRADFGDFIARGVETKALDRAKKWYFRPVVQVGVEINPGDILGEVAETKTIIHKVMVPPGISGKVKDIREGSFTVEEVIAVVEQSGEERKITMMQRWPVRTPRPYQEKLNLDEPLVTGQRVIDTLFPIAKGGVACIPGPFGSGKTVVQHQLAKWSDADIIVFIGCGERGNEMTDVLMEFPELIDPYTGEPLMQRTVLIANTSNMPVAAREASVYTGITIAEYFRDMGYKVALMADSTSRWAEAMREISGRLEEMPGDEGFPAYLGSRIASFYERAGKVRCLGQDGRVGSLSVIGAVSPPGGDLSEPVTQNTLRVVQVFWGLEDKLAYKRHFPAINWLVSYSLYIPHLEEFWKENVAPDFAENRVLAMKILQQEAELEEVVRLVGVESLSSKDRFVLEVARSVREDFLQQNAFHELDTFTSLRKQYLILKVILAYFRAGMEALEKGLSLKDVLHIPARERIARAKYLSEEDLAKIEQIAEDLQEQLEAKLRGEVESNV